A region from the Methylocella sp. genome encodes:
- the gmd gene encoding GDP-mannose 4,6-dehydratase, which produces MTSKKVALITGVTGQDGAILAELLLSKDYIVHGVKRRSSLINTDRIDHLYHDPHEEDVGFFLHYGDLTDSTNLIRIIQEVQPDEIYNLAAQSHVQVSFETPEYTANSDALGTLRLLEAIRILNLGAKSRFYQASTSELYGKVQGVPQSETTPFYPRSPYAAAKLYAYWITVNYREAYGMHASNGILFNHEGPTRAETFVTRKITRAVAAIHLRFQDKLFLGNLDAKRDWGNARDYVEGMWRILQQPQPDDYVLATGEAHTVREFVERSFAEIGVVIGWKGEGVDEKGFDVKTGRQLIEIDPRYFRPTEVDLLLGDPTKAFKKLGWKHTTSFAQLVSEMVASDLIVMKARGRI; this is translated from the coding sequence ATGACTTCAAAAAAAGTAGCATTAATTACCGGCGTCACGGGTCAGGATGGCGCTATTCTCGCCGAACTCCTGCTCTCAAAAGATTATATTGTGCATGGCGTGAAACGGCGGTCGTCGCTGATCAACACGGATCGCATCGATCATCTCTATCATGATCCGCACGAGGAAGACGTCGGCTTCTTTCTGCATTATGGCGACCTGACCGATTCTACGAATCTCATTCGCATCATCCAGGAAGTGCAGCCGGATGAAATCTACAATCTTGCCGCGCAAAGCCATGTGCAGGTGAGTTTCGAGACGCCGGAATATACCGCCAATTCCGATGCGCTTGGAACGCTTCGCCTCCTTGAAGCCATCCGCATCCTCAATCTCGGCGCGAAATCGCGATTTTACCAAGCTTCGACCTCGGAGCTTTATGGCAAGGTGCAAGGCGTCCCGCAAAGCGAGACGACGCCGTTTTATCCGCGCTCGCCCTACGCCGCCGCCAAGCTCTATGCCTATTGGATCACGGTGAACTATCGCGAAGCCTACGGAATGCATGCGTCGAACGGCATCCTTTTCAATCACGAAGGGCCGACGCGAGCGGAGACTTTCGTCACCCGCAAGATCACCCGCGCCGTCGCAGCGATTCACCTCCGATTTCAGGACAAGCTGTTCCTGGGCAATCTCGACGCCAAACGCGACTGGGGCAACGCGCGCGACTACGTCGAGGGGATGTGGCGCATTCTGCAACAGCCGCAACCGGATGATTATGTTCTGGCGACCGGCGAGGCCCATACGGTGCGCGAATTCGTCGAACGTTCCTTCGCGGAAATCGGCGTCGTGATCGGATGGAAAGGCGAAGGCGTCGATGAAAAAGGCTTCGACGTCAAGACAGGGCGCCAACTGATCGAGATCGATCCGCGCTATTTTCGCCCGACCGAAGTTGATCTCCTGCTCGGCGATCCGACCAAAGCGTTCAAGAAGCTCGGCTGGAAACACACGACCAGTTTCGCGCAGCTCGTATCGGAAATGGTCGCCAGCGATCTCATCGTGATGAAGGCGCGCGGCCGGATCTAG
- a CDS encoding alpha/beta fold hydrolase: MFEFSGQGVRLAFVDEKPAGFDRGEPILLIHGFASNHAVNWFFPQWVKTLTEDGRRVIALDNRGHGRSEKFYDPADYAMPKMAEDARALLDYLEIPAADIMGYSMGARITAFLAKAHPERTRSAILGGLGHHLVDGAGLPLGIADAMEAPSLADLDDPTQRMFRSFAEATKSDLRALAACIRGGRQLISEAEARQITLPVMVATGTEDDVAGDPHRLAALFPAGEALDILGRDHNRAVGDPIYKKGVLNFLARRP, encoded by the coding sequence ATGTTCGAGTTTTCCGGCCAGGGCGTCCGCCTGGCCTTTGTCGATGAGAAGCCGGCGGGCTTTGATCGCGGCGAGCCTATTCTGCTCATTCATGGGTTCGCTTCGAACCACGCCGTCAACTGGTTTTTCCCGCAATGGGTGAAAACCCTGACCGAAGACGGTCGCCGCGTCATCGCCCTCGATAATCGCGGGCACGGCCGCAGCGAGAAATTTTACGATCCCGCAGATTATGCAATGCCCAAGATGGCCGAGGATGCGCGGGCGCTGCTCGATTATCTGGAGATCCCGGCCGCGGACATCATGGGCTATTCTATGGGCGCCCGCATCACCGCTTTCCTCGCCAAAGCTCATCCGGAGCGCACGCGGTCGGCAATTCTGGGCGGTCTTGGCCACCATCTCGTCGACGGCGCAGGGCTTCCGCTTGGCATCGCTGACGCTATGGAGGCGCCTTCCCTCGCCGATCTAGACGATCCGACGCAACGGATGTTCCGCAGCTTCGCCGAGGCGACCAAGAGCGATCTGCGAGCCCTCGCCGCCTGCATTCGTGGGGGGCGCCAACTGATCAGCGAAGCTGAAGCAAGGCAAATTACCCTGCCGGTCATGGTCGCAACGGGGACCGAGGATGACGTCGCGGGCGATCCGCACAGGCTCGCGGCGCTCTTTCCCGCTGGGGAGGCGCTGGACATTTTGGGCCGCGATCATAATCGAGCCGTCGGCGACCCAATCTATAAAAAAGGCGTCCTCAATTTTCTGGCGAGACGGCCGTGA
- a CDS encoding gamma carbonic anhydrase family protein, protein MPFYALDGYAPELPEDDRFWIAPDAHVIGKVRLGVDVSIWFGAVLRGDNEEIFVGAGSNIQDNSVLHTDPGCPLTIGKNCTIGHRAILHGCIIGDSCLIGMGATVLNRVNIGNNCLVGANALLTEDRVYADNSLIVGSPAKIIRTLDEGAVLRLRESAARYVANWRRYAKGLALL, encoded by the coding sequence ATGCCGTTCTATGCGCTCGACGGATATGCGCCTGAACTGCCTGAGGACGATCGATTTTGGATCGCGCCGGACGCGCATGTGATCGGCAAGGTGCGGCTTGGGGTCGACGTCTCGATCTGGTTTGGCGCTGTGCTGCGCGGCGACAATGAAGAGATTTTCGTCGGGGCCGGGTCCAATATTCAGGACAATTCGGTGCTGCATACCGATCCGGGTTGTCCTTTGACGATCGGCAAAAATTGCACGATCGGCCACCGTGCGATTCTGCACGGCTGCATAATCGGCGACAGTTGCTTGATCGGCATGGGGGCCACGGTTCTGAACCGCGTCAACATCGGGAACAATTGTCTTGTCGGCGCCAATGCGCTTCTGACCGAGGACCGGGTATATGCCGACAATTCCTTGATCGTCGGCTCCCCAGCGAAGATTATTCGGACGCTCGATGAAGGTGCGGTGCTGCGTCTTCGGGAGAGCGCGGCGCGTTACGTCGCAAATTGGCGACGCTACGCCAAAGGGCTCGCTTTACTTTAG
- a CDS encoding PAS domain-containing protein codes for MRQQGTRDLFNYWNGLRHGRAAPERAEIDPAAIRHILADTFMLEVDAAGTFPFRLSGTRINALFDVELKGHAFADLWRTKEAENMAALLLNVADTACPVLANVAAAPAGHAPAELELLLLPLRHTGKRRGRILGLMSCSEQPSWLGLLPVQRLVLRGLRIITNEPTSLKAPSRVSAASKIQFLPTALPTALAPRMSPPEAPLSTFEQCQHLRIYPGGRQDGQNPI; via the coding sequence ATGAGACAGCAAGGCACGCGAGACCTGTTCAATTATTGGAACGGGCTGCGTCATGGCCGCGCCGCGCCGGAGCGTGCTGAAATCGATCCGGCCGCGATCCGCCATATCCTCGCCGACACCTTCATGCTCGAAGTCGACGCTGCCGGGACTTTTCCGTTTCGCCTTTCGGGGACGCGGATCAACGCCCTCTTCGATGTGGAGCTGAAAGGCCACGCCTTCGCCGATCTCTGGCGCACGAAAGAAGCGGAGAACATGGCCGCCCTTTTGCTGAATGTCGCCGATACGGCCTGCCCCGTCTTGGCGAATGTCGCCGCCGCTCCCGCGGGCCATGCGCCCGCCGAGCTTGAACTCCTGCTTTTGCCGCTTCGTCATACCGGAAAGCGGCGGGGACGGATCCTCGGCCTCATGAGTTGCAGCGAGCAGCCGAGCTGGCTTGGACTGCTCCCTGTGCAGCGCCTCGTCTTGCGCGGACTGCGCATCATTACCAACGAACCGACTTCGCTCAAGGCGCCGTCGAGAGTATCCGCAGCCTCGAAGATTCAATTTCTCCCAACCGCTCTCCCGACTGCCCTGGCCCCCCGGATGTCGCCGCCTGAGGCGCCATTAAGCACGTTTGAGCAGTGCCAACATCTGCGCATCTACCCGGGTGGGCGGCAGGACGGTCAAAACCCAATCTAA
- a CDS encoding DUF3126 family protein: MDKAELRKLQGFLRQAFNNEELKVTQGKRNPDDADVHLGERQIGSIIVDDEDGDRSFAFAMPIPVERPVLQDYLRRLFESDKLKIVPRMKKNDSVELNSGDDFLGIISADDPKGKSFTLQMAILDFDLEEF; this comes from the coding sequence TTGGACAAGGCGGAATTGCGTAAATTGCAGGGGTTTCTGCGACAGGCCTTCAACAATGAAGAACTGAAAGTCACGCAGGGCAAACGCAATCCGGATGATGCGGACGTGCATCTCGGTGAGCGGCAAATTGGTTCGATCATTGTCGATGATGAGGACGGCGATCGATCCTTTGCTTTCGCGATGCCGATTCCGGTTGAGCGGCCGGTGCTGCAGGATTATTTGCGGCGGCTGTTTGAATCCGACAAATTGAAGATCGTCCCCCGTATGAAGAAAAACGACTCAGTCGAATTGAACTCTGGCGACGATTTTCTCGGCATCATCTCGGCGGACGACCCCAAGGGCAAGAGCTTCACTTTGCAGATGGCAATTCTGGATTTCGATCTCGAAGAGTTCTGA
- a CDS encoding MMPL family transporter, whose translation METEGQAKQAPDAGLTSSSVGKRHDLALGIERLGLISLRFPWLVALVMLALAIAAGFGVARLKVDDSLSQLFRSNTPEFKQYEEVTRRFPSSEYDVLVVIEGKSLLERESLDKLRDLATDLQLIDGVRGIISLFSARQPPENGHIPGPLFPDPLPEGRAYDALVKRIVSNEILRGKILSEDGQLTLIVLALDPNVVAGSGLSGAVAEIRKTVAEDLAGAGLKAELSGVPVMQLEIRTAVERDRLIYNATGFLAGCLIAILFFRRVSFMIIAAGPPLTAILLALGALGWLDFRLNMFLNVMTPLIMVISFSDSMQLTFAARDRVLAGQTKYEALRNAILIVGPACVLTHATAALSFTALMFSDSDLIRTFGEAGLIATLIALVTVLLLVPLLGVLLLRNEAVLAAKGRSGDFGVEALRKFCFWIAARMVRRPGLYSLIGLIVVAGLGLVFTNLEPRYRLADQVPDKEQAVAASSRLDAKLTGANPIDVLIQFPKGASLYAPETLAVIAKVHGVLEKQAGVGNVWSLETLRRWLTEKAGASDVDTLKKYVDLLPEYLTRRFIDAQQDAVVVSGRVPDADASKLLPIVDAIDKSLASVRAEYPGYNLAVTGLSAIAARNSASMIDKLTRGLTIEFFFVAAFIGLAFRSVVVGLACILPGIFPVVASGSLLAVTGQGLQFASVVALTVSFGLGLSATIHFLNRLRIEDDAGEDSAVAVERATVLVGPALILTSVVLACGLAVTVFSDLPSLRLFGWLSAFAMIAALTADLLILRPTAMFLRRLARRITARRQSQRAGESRAQ comes from the coding sequence ATCGAAACCGAGGGTCAAGCGAAGCAAGCGCCCGACGCGGGGCTTACCTCGTCGAGCGTTGGCAAACGCCATGACCTCGCGCTCGGCATCGAGCGGCTCGGCCTGATTTCGCTGCGCTTTCCCTGGCTCGTCGCGCTGGTCATGCTTGCGTTGGCGATAGCTGCGGGCTTTGGCGTTGCGCGGCTGAAAGTCGATGATTCGCTCAGCCAATTGTTCCGTTCGAACACGCCGGAATTCAAGCAATATGAAGAGGTGACGCGGCGCTTCCCCTCGAGCGAGTATGATGTGCTCGTTGTGATCGAGGGCAAAAGCCTGCTCGAGCGCGAATCGCTCGACAAGCTCCGCGATCTTGCCACCGACCTGCAGCTGATCGATGGCGTGCGCGGCATTATTTCGCTGTTTTCGGCGCGTCAGCCGCCGGAAAATGGCCACATTCCAGGCCCGCTGTTTCCAGATCCGCTGCCCGAAGGTCGAGCTTACGACGCCTTAGTGAAGCGGATCGTGTCGAATGAAATTCTTCGCGGCAAGATCTTGTCGGAGGATGGTCAGCTTACCTTGATCGTCCTTGCTCTTGACCCGAACGTCGTCGCGGGCAGCGGGCTCAGCGGCGCCGTCGCCGAAATCCGCAAGACCGTGGCGGAAGATCTGGCCGGCGCCGGCCTCAAAGCCGAGCTCTCCGGCGTTCCTGTGATGCAGCTCGAGATTCGCACGGCAGTCGAGCGCGACCGGCTGATTTACAACGCTACCGGCTTCCTCGCGGGCTGCCTCATCGCCATCCTGTTTTTCCGGCGCGTCTCATTCATGATCATCGCCGCCGGCCCCCCCTTGACCGCCATTCTTTTGGCGCTCGGGGCGCTCGGCTGGCTCGATTTTCGGCTGAATATGTTTCTCAACGTGATGACGCCTCTCATCATGGTCATCAGTTTCTCCGACAGCATGCAGCTGACCTTCGCGGCGCGGGATCGAGTGCTAGCCGGCCAGACCAAATACGAAGCTTTGCGAAATGCGATTCTCATCGTCGGACCGGCTTGCGTTCTGACCCATGCGACCGCCGCACTGTCTTTCACGGCTTTGATGTTCTCCGATTCGGATCTCATCCGGACTTTCGGTGAGGCGGGGCTGATTGCGACCCTCATCGCGCTGGTCACTGTTCTGTTGCTTGTCCCGCTGCTTGGCGTATTGCTGCTGCGCAATGAGGCTGTCCTTGCGGCCAAGGGCAGAAGCGGCGATTTTGGCGTCGAAGCCTTGCGCAAGTTCTGCTTCTGGATCGCCGCGCGCATGGTCAGGCGCCCAGGGCTTTATAGTTTGATCGGCCTCATTGTGGTGGCTGGCCTTGGCCTCGTTTTCACCAATCTCGAGCCAAGATATCGGCTCGCCGATCAAGTGCCCGATAAGGAGCAGGCGGTTGCGGCGAGCAGCCGTCTCGACGCAAAGCTCACAGGCGCCAATCCGATCGACGTGCTGATCCAATTCCCCAAAGGCGCCTCGCTCTATGCGCCGGAAACCCTCGCCGTGATCGCCAAGGTGCATGGCGTTCTCGAAAAGCAGGCGGGGGTCGGCAATGTCTGGTCGCTTGAGACTTTGCGTCGCTGGCTGACGGAAAAAGCTGGCGCGTCGGACGTCGACACGTTGAAGAAATATGTCGACCTGCTGCCGGAATATTTGACTCGGCGCTTCATCGACGCGCAACAGGATGCCGTGGTCGTCTCCGGACGCGTGCCTGACGCCGATGCGAGCAAGTTGCTTCCGATTGTGGACGCGATCGATAAGTCGCTCGCCAGCGTCCGGGCGGAGTATCCGGGCTATAATCTTGCGGTGACAGGGTTGTCGGCGATCGCGGCGCGAAACAGCGCCAGCATGATCGATAAATTGACGCGAGGCCTGACGATTGAATTTTTCTTCGTCGCGGCCTTCATTGGCCTCGCTTTCCGATCGGTTGTCGTGGGGCTTGCGTGCATCTTGCCGGGAATTTTCCCGGTGGTGGCTTCCGGCTCCTTGCTTGCAGTAACTGGGCAGGGGCTGCAGTTCGCGAGCGTCGTGGCGCTGACCGTCTCGTTTGGCCTTGGTCTCAGCGCGACGATCCATTTCCTCAACAGGCTGCGGATTGAGGATGATGCAGGGGAGGATTCCGCAGTCGCCGTAGAGCGGGCGACCGTGCTGGTCGGACCGGCCTTGATCCTAACCTCGGTGGTGCTCGCCTGCGGTTTGGCCGTGACGGTCTTCTCGGACCTGCCGTCGCTGCGACTTTTTGGCTGGTTGAGCGCGTTCGCCATGATCGCGGCGCTGACCGCCGATTTGCTGATTCTGCGGCCGACGGCGATGTTTCTGCGCCGGCTCGCGCGTCGCATCACGGCGCGGCGCCAAAGCCAACGCGCCGGAGAATCCCGCGCACAGTGA
- a CDS encoding DUF2093 domain-containing protein, with the protein MNRYERRPMSAGEAEVEYLDGEFRILRPGAYVRCAVTGAAIRIEDLRYWNVDKQEPYASPEAKLQRLGIKPKD; encoded by the coding sequence ATGAATCGTTACGAACGCCGCCCAATGTCCGCCGGCGAAGCTGAAGTCGAATATCTCGATGGCGAGTTTCGCATTCTGCGTCCCGGGGCCTATGTGCGTTGCGCGGTGACCGGCGCAGCGATCCGGATCGAGGATCTGCGCTATTGGAACGTCGATAAGCAGGAGCCCTACGCGAGTCCGGAAGCCAAGCTGCAAAGACTGGGCATCAAGCCGAAGGATTGA
- a CDS encoding glycosyltransferase N-terminal domain-containing protein, with amino-acid sequence MNDPILLGLYRLFSGAFGPWAPAALVWREKLRRAKLRPEDRARISERLGKPSSARSPGRLIWLHGADAADVSVLSPLVDRLSSAGFHVLATTRGHDSAALRLPAGALRQFAPLDVPKFVTRFLDHWRPDVVLVAQSEFWPNLIIETNRRGIPLALVNGKLSARAFLLWRKLPGLLPALLRRFDVCLAQTPEDVGRLMALGAERSPASGDPIFDFTPAPADGPSLARFAARLGARPAWLALTGDVEEEDIVIDVHRRVGGQFPDLLTIIAPRHAKRASGIALRAAKFGLTARAGAGNSEGEALPQIHIAGGLPEAGLFYRAAGVAFLGKSLCGGGIDPVEAAKLGCAILYGPDVGDFEAAYAALDSAGGATRIYDAATLASELASLLLDAAELRAMGRASADAAERLGGASDKIMQALRPYLARAHIEPEA; translated from the coding sequence GTGAACGACCCCATTCTGCTCGGGCTTTATCGGCTCTTCAGCGGCGCCTTTGGCCCATGGGCGCCGGCGGCTCTGGTTTGGCGGGAGAAGCTGCGACGGGCAAAACTGCGCCCGGAAGACCGCGCCCGCATCAGCGAGCGGCTTGGCAAGCCGAGCTCGGCGCGGTCGCCTGGCAGACTCATCTGGCTGCATGGCGCAGATGCGGCCGACGTCTCAGTATTGTCGCCGCTTGTCGATAGGCTCTCTTCGGCCGGCTTTCATGTGCTGGCGACGACAAGGGGCCATGATTCCGCGGCGCTGCGCCTCCCCGCCGGCGCGCTGCGCCAATTCGCGCCGCTCGACGTTCCTAAATTCGTGACGCGCTTCCTCGATCATTGGCGGCCGGACGTCGTTCTCGTCGCCCAATCCGAGTTTTGGCCCAATCTGATCATTGAGACCAATCGCCGCGGCATCCCGTTGGCGTTGGTCAATGGCAAGCTGTCCGCCCGCGCATTCTTGCTCTGGCGCAAGCTGCCCGGCCTTTTGCCCGCCCTGCTGCGCCGCTTTGACGTCTGCCTCGCGCAGACGCCCGAGGATGTCGGGCGGCTCATGGCGCTCGGCGCTGAGCGGAGCCCGGCCAGCGGCGATCCGATCTTTGATTTCACGCCGGCTCCCGCAGATGGGCCATCGCTCGCGCGATTCGCGGCTCGGCTCGGAGCGCGTCCGGCGTGGCTCGCGCTCACGGGCGACGTCGAAGAGGAGGATATTGTAATTGACGTCCATCGCCGCGTCGGTGGTCAGTTCCCCGATCTCCTCACCATCATCGCGCCGCGTCACGCCAAACGCGCGTCCGGCATTGCGCTGCGCGCCGCCAAATTCGGATTGACGGCGCGGGCAGGGGCAGGGAATAGCGAGGGCGAAGCCCTGCCGCAGATCCATATAGCCGGGGGCCTTCCCGAAGCGGGCTTGTTCTATCGCGCGGCGGGGGTCGCCTTCCTCGGCAAATCGCTCTGCGGCGGCGGGATCGATCCGGTCGAGGCGGCGAAACTCGGCTGCGCTATTCTCTACGGTCCCGACGTCGGCGATTTTGAAGCCGCCTATGCTGCCTTGGACAGCGCGGGAGGGGCTACGCGAATATATGACGCGGCGACCCTCGCCAGCGAATTGGCCTCGCTGTTGCTCGATGCGGCTGAATTACGGGCGATGGGACGCGCCAGCGCCGACGCAGCAGAGCGGTTAGGGGGAGCCTCGGACAAAATTATGCAGGCTCTACGGCCCTATCTCGCGCGCGCCCACATTGAACCCGAAGCATGA
- a CDS encoding GDP-L-fucose synthase, with protein MTNHSADLTGKRRIWVAGHRGMVGSAIIRRLAGGDVEILTVGRNEVDLRDQSAVRAWIARAKPDVIILAAAKVGGILANDSYPADFLVDNLSIETNVIEAAHRADVDRLVFLGSSCIYPKCAPQPIKEEALLTGPLEPTNEWYAIAKIAGIKMCQAYRRQHGRRYISVMPSNLYGRNDNFDLTTSHVLPALIRKFHEAKEAGRGEVVVWGTGTPLREFLYVDDLADAVVFLMDSYDGDEPINCGAGSDVTIRQLAETIGRVVGFSGRLAFDVSKPDGTPRKLMDSSRLAGLGWRPKTTLEGGIGEVYRWFLQEKRSELAVF; from the coding sequence ATGACCAATCATTCGGCCGATCTTACCGGCAAACGACGCATATGGGTCGCGGGACATCGCGGCATGGTCGGCTCGGCAATCATTCGCCGTCTCGCCGGCGGCGACGTCGAGATTCTTACCGTCGGCCGCAATGAAGTCGACTTGCGCGATCAATCCGCGGTGCGCGCATGGATCGCCCGTGCGAAGCCGGACGTGATCATCCTCGCGGCGGCCAAGGTCGGCGGCATCCTGGCCAATGACAGCTATCCGGCCGATTTCCTCGTCGACAATCTGTCCATAGAGACGAATGTCATCGAGGCCGCGCATCGGGCGGACGTCGATCGGCTGGTCTTTCTCGGCTCTTCCTGCATCTATCCGAAGTGCGCGCCACAACCGATCAAGGAAGAAGCCTTGTTGACCGGTCCGCTTGAGCCGACCAATGAATGGTACGCCATCGCCAAGATCGCGGGCATCAAGATGTGTCAGGCCTATCGCCGCCAGCATGGCCGCCGCTACATCTCCGTAATGCCCAGCAACCTTTACGGCCGAAACGACAATTTCGATCTCACGACCAGCCATGTGCTGCCGGCCCTCATCCGCAAATTCCACGAGGCCAAGGAGGCGGGCCGCGGGGAAGTTGTGGTTTGGGGGACGGGAACGCCGTTGCGGGAGTTCCTCTATGTCGATGATCTCGCCGACGCCGTTGTGTTTTTGATGGATAGCTACGATGGAGACGAGCCGATCAATTGCGGCGCCGGATCGGACGTGACCATTCGCCAGCTCGCCGAAACGATTGGGCGCGTCGTCGGCTTTTCCGGCCGGCTCGCCTTCGACGTCAGCAAGCCGGACGGCACGCCGCGCAAACTGATGGATTCGAGCCGCCTCGCGGGGCTCGGCTGGCGCCCGAAGACCACGCTTGAAGGGGGCATCGGCGAAGTCTACCGCTGGTTTCTGCAGGAGAAACGCAGCGAACTCGCTGTATTCTAA